A stretch of the Clostridium fungisolvens genome encodes the following:
- a CDS encoding glycoside hydrolase family 2 TIM barrel-domain containing protein, with the protein MQVIDFNANWNYKHLNVNDEAKIINIPHDAMLSEPRSEANPGGGNISWFAGGDYLYSKTFDVPMEYCDKTIVFEFEGVYKNSEVYINGEKAGYRPYGYTNFYVEAHRFLKFGEKNEIQVIVHNSDQPNSRWYSGSGIYRPVHMYVLNKDHILLNGVKIRTISIEPAVIEVDVDTTDAGEVQVEIIDKEIVVAKKKAYTDRKVTLQIEIPNAKSWDLENPNLYTCKVTFGEEQVEESFGMRTLEVDSEHGLRINGKRVILRGACIHHDNGILGACCYPEAEERKVRILKENGYNSIRSAHNPCSKALLEACDRLGMLVMDEYVDVWYIHKTEYDYVNYFMDWWQEDLKDMVDKDYNHPCVVMYSTGNEVSETAQKRGIELTGQMTEYLHSLDPTRPVTCGVNIFFNFLSSIGFGVYTDEKAKKNADKAIEDEQSLLSGKKKKKPVGSEFYNTLAGIFGDTTMKVGATLRGCDVKTRDAYANMDIAGYNYGILRYKSDLKKYPKRLILGTETFCKDAYSFWEMAKKHPRIIGDFVWAGMDYLGEVGIGSWEYEEYAPRFDNGNGWMTAGSGRIDIIGNPIGEAAYTKVAFECTDKPIIAVRPVSQKGKHSPSAWKMTDARESWSWNGCNGNKAIVEVYVRAYMVELLINGKSVGRKKIGNGCRAIFKTTYEDGEIRAIAYDDNGREISDSSLKTAGNDTVLRAVPEEKTVKQGGLCYIRLQYTDKDGIVKPKERNILHIKVDGGTLLGLGSACPYNVDGYLNDYTDTYYGEALAVVKAEEVGEIIFTVTDGKLSSSVKVLCEVR; encoded by the coding sequence ATGCAAGTTATTGATTTTAATGCTAATTGGAATTATAAACATCTTAATGTGAATGATGAAGCTAAAATAATAAATATTCCCCATGATGCAATGCTTTCAGAGCCACGTTCAGAGGCAAATCCTGGAGGTGGAAATATTAGTTGGTTTGCAGGAGGCGATTATCTATATTCTAAGACATTCGATGTTCCTATGGAGTACTGCGACAAAACAATTGTTTTTGAATTTGAGGGAGTATATAAAAATTCTGAAGTGTACATAAACGGGGAAAAAGCTGGGTACAGACCATATGGGTATACTAATTTTTATGTGGAAGCTCATAGGTTTTTAAAGTTTGGTGAAAAGAATGAAATACAGGTAATTGTACATAATTCTGATCAGCCCAATAGCCGTTGGTATTCTGGTTCAGGTATTTATAGACCAGTACACATGTATGTTCTAAATAAAGATCATATTCTTTTAAATGGAGTAAAGATACGAACAATCAGCATTGAGCCTGCGGTAATTGAAGTTGATGTTGATACTACTGATGCAGGCGAAGTGCAGGTTGAAATAATAGATAAAGAGATAGTGGTTGCAAAGAAGAAGGCATACACCGATAGGAAAGTAACCTTACAAATAGAAATTCCAAATGCAAAGTCCTGGGACTTAGAAAATCCTAATTTGTATACTTGCAAAGTTACCTTTGGAGAAGAGCAAGTTGAAGAGAGTTTTGGAATGAGAACCCTTGAAGTAGATAGTGAACATGGATTGCGTATTAATGGTAAGAGGGTAATTTTACGTGGAGCATGTATTCACCATGATAATGGAATTCTTGGTGCGTGCTGTTATCCAGAAGCAGAGGAAAGAAAGGTACGGATACTAAAGGAGAATGGTTATAACTCTATACGTTCGGCACACAATCCTTGTTCAAAAGCACTACTAGAAGCCTGTGATAGACTGGGTATGTTGGTGATGGATGAATATGTGGACGTGTGGTACATTCATAAAACAGAATATGACTATGTCAACTATTTTATGGATTGGTGGCAGGAAGATCTGAAGGACATGGTTGATAAAGATTATAACCACCCTTGCGTTGTAATGTATTCTACGGGGAATGAAGTTTCAGAAACTGCACAAAAACGTGGTATAGAGTTAACGGGACAGATGACAGAGTATCTGCATAGTCTTGATCCGACCCGTCCTGTAACCTGTGGAGTTAATATATTTTTCAACTTCTTAAGCTCCATAGGCTTTGGTGTTTACACAGATGAAAAGGCCAAAAAGAATGCTGATAAAGCAATAGAAGACGAGCAGAGTCTTTTATCAGGAAAGAAAAAGAAAAAGCCTGTTGGAAGCGAGTTTTACAATACCCTGGCCGGAATTTTTGGTGATACTACAATGAAGGTAGGGGCAACTCTTCGTGGATGTGATGTAAAAACCCGTGATGCATATGCGAATATGGATATTGCAGGTTATAACTATGGAATTTTGCGCTACAAAAGTGATTTGAAGAAATATCCAAAACGATTGATATTGGGAACAGAAACTTTCTGCAAAGACGCCTATAGCTTCTGGGAAATGGCTAAAAAGCATCCAAGAATTATTGGTGACTTTGTTTGGGCAGGTATGGATTACTTAGGTGAAGTAGGAATTGGTTCTTGGGAGTACGAAGAGTATGCGCCTCGCTTTGACAACGGAAATGGGTGGATGACAGCGGGCAGTGGAAGAATAGATATTATTGGAAATCCCATTGGTGAAGCAGCATATACAAAGGTTGCTTTTGAATGTACAGACAAGCCTATAATTGCTGTACGTCCAGTTAGTCAGAAAGGTAAACATTCACCTTCTGCCTGGAAGATGACAGATGCTAGAGAATCCTGGTCGTGGAATGGATGTAATGGCAATAAGGCAATAGTTGAGGTATATGTAAGAGCTTATATGGTCGAACTTCTTATAAACGGAAAGAGTGTAGGAAGAAAAAAAATAGGGAATGGTTGTCGTGCCATATTTAAGACTACTTATGAGGATGGAGAAATTAGAGCCATTGCCTATGATGACAATGGAAGAGAGATTTCAGATTCATCTTTGAAGACAGCAGGAAACGATACTGTTTTGCGTGCAGTACCGGAAGAAAAAACGGTTAAACAAGGAGGGTTATGTTATATACGCCTTCAGTATACCGATAAGGATGGTATTGTAAAACCAAAAGAAAGGAATATCTTGCATATAAAAGTAGATGGAGGAACCCTTCTTGGACTTGGAAGCGCATGTCCTTATAATGTAGATGGATATTTAAATGACTATACAGATACCTATTATGGTGAAGCACTTGCAGTTGTTAAAGCAGAGGAGGTAGGTGAGATAATATTTACAGTAACAGATGGAAAACTTAGTAGTTCTGTTAAAGTTTTGTGTGAAGTAAGATAG